From the Immundisolibacter sp. genome, the window CGGCGACAGGTGGCCGTGCAGCACGTAATACAGTCCCTGGAAGCCGCTTGCCTGGTCGATGGCCTGCACGTCGGCCGGGCTTTCCACCACGCACAGCAGGCTGTGGTCGCGCCGCGGCGAGCTGCACACTGCGCAAACGTCCTGTTCGGTCAGGTTGCGACACTGGCTGCAACGGCCGACCCGCTCCATGGCCTCCAGCAGCACCTGCCCCAGCCGCCGGCCACCGTCGCGGTCGCGCACCAGCAGGTGGAAGGCCATGCGCCGGGCCGACTTGGGGCCGACGCCCGGCAGGCGCTGCAGGGCCTGCGTCAGTGCCTCGATAAGTCCCTGGGCCACGACGCCGTCGGATCAGAACGGCAGGTTCATGCCGGGCAGCTTCATGCCGCCCAGCGCGCTGTTCATGTGTTCCTGCGTGGCCTGTTCGACCTTGCGCAGGGCGTCGTTGACGGCGGCAGCGACCAGGTCTTCGAGCATGTCGCGATCGTCGCCGAGCAGGCCGGGGTCGATGCTGACCCGCCGCACCTGGTGGTTGCAGCTGATGGTCACGGTGACCAGCCCGCCGCCGGCGGCGCCGCTGACTTCGATGCCCGCCAGCGCCTGCTGCGCCTTTTGCATGGCCTCCTGCATGCGTTGGGCCTGTTGCATGAGCTGATTCATGTTGCCTTTCATGGGCGTTCCTCGTGTTCGTGGCGAGTGCCGAGTTTAGCGGGCGCGGCCCGGCCCGGGCGGCCTAATCGGTGCGGCCCAACCGGGGCGGCCTAATCGGCCGCTGCTTCAGAGCCGTCGATGATGCGCGCATCGAGTGTGTCCATCAGGCCGCGCACCAGCGGGTTGCTTTCCAATGTGCTGCGAGCCTGCGCCTGGCGCTCGGCCGCGGCGCGGGCCGATTGCTGCGCCGGCGTGTCGGCCGCGGCGGCCTGGTCGCTGAAGTCCACCCGTGCCGGCTGACCGATCAGGCCCGACAGGGCTTCGGTCAACGCTTGCCGGGTCGCCGGCGTGAGCAGGCCCCGGCTGCGGGCGTCCACTGCCAGCTCGAAATGGTTGTCCCGACGTTGCAGCAGCGCGCAGTGTTGTGCCAATTGATTGGCAGCCCCGCGCAGGCCGAGCTGCGCGGCGAGTGTGGCCCAGTCGTCGAGGGCTGCGGTCGGCTGCCGCGCGGTCGTTGGCGCTGCCGGTTGCCGGGGCGGCTCGATGGCCGCTGACGCCGCCGGTACGGGCCTGGCGGTTGGTCTTTCAGCCGCTCCCGATGTCCGGACCGTCGTCGCTGGAGCCGTCGACACCGGCGCGGGGCGGCTTGCCGGCGGCGCTGCCGGGGCGGCCTTTTGCGGTTCCGGCCGCCGCGTGGGCGCGTCCTCGCCGCCGTCCGGGCGGAACACCAGCAGGCGCAGCAGCAGCATTTCAAGGCCGCTGGCCGGGTCCGGCGCCAGCGGCAGGTCGCGGCGGCCGATCAGCGCCATCTGGTAGTAGAGCTGCACGTCCTCGGCGGCGATGCGATGGGCGAGTGCATCGACCACCGCCGGGTCGGCATCGGCGGCCAGACTGGCGCCCGGTACCGCCTGGCACAGCGCCACCTGGTGCAGCAGGCGCAGCAGGTCGTCCAGCACGGCGGCCGGGTCGGCGGCCTGGGCGTTGGTTTCGGCCAGCGCCGCCAGCAGGGCCGGGCCGTCGCCATCGGCCAGGGCGTTCAGCAGCCGCACGGCATGGCTGCGGTCCAGCGTGCCCAGCATGGCGCGCACCGCATCGGCATGCAGTTCGCCGCCGCCGTGCGCCAGCGCCTGGTCGAGCAGGCTCAGCGCGTCGCGCATGCTGCCGGCCGCGGCGCGTGCCAGCAGTTCCACGGCGGCCGCATCCGGCGCGATCTGCTCGGCCAGCAGCACGCGTGTCAGTTGTCCGCCGACCTGCTCCGGCGTCAACGCGCGCAGGTTGAACTGCAGGCAGCGCGACAGGATGGTGGCCGGAATCTTCTGCGGGTCGGTGGTGGCCAGCAGGAACTTGATGTGCGGCGGCGGTTCTTCAAGGGTCTTGAGCAGCGCGTTGAAGCTGCTCTTGGAGAACATGTGCACCTCGTCGATGAGGTACACCTTGTAGCGGCCCTGCGTGGGCGCGTACTGGACGTTTTCGAGCAGGTCGCGGGTGTCGTCGACGCCCGTGCGCGAGGCGGCATCGACCTCGATCATGTCCATGAAGCGCCCGGCGTCGATGGCGGTGCAGGCCGCGCACTGGCCGCAGGGCTCGACGCTGACGCCCTGCTCGCAGTTCAGCGCCTTGGCGAACAGGCGGGCGACGGTGGTCTTGCCGACGCCCCGGGTGCCGGTGAACAGATACGCGTGGTGCAGGCGATCGCTGGCCAGGGCATTGGTCAGGGCGCGGCGCACGTGCTCCTGACCGACCATGTCGGCGAAGCGGCGCGGCCGCCACTTGCGGGCGAGCGCCTGGTAGCTCACAAGACGCACGCAAACATGAGGGCGGCGGAACCTGCCAGCCGGGCCCCGGCGCCTGAATCGTTCGCTACCGTTGCTCCCTTCCGGGCCTGGCGGGGTTCACGAGCTATCACCGCGGGGAGACTGACAGGCCCGCCATTGAACCGAACACATCGACAGAACTGGCGGAGAGGGAGGGATTCGAACCCTCGATACGCTTTTGACGTATACACACTTTCCAGGCGTGCTCCTTCAACCACTCGGACACCTCTCCGGGAATCGGCCCCGGCCATGAGGAGCATCGAGTACGGCCGGATGGCGGCGCGGCAGACCCGCGCCAAGATCAACTCACGCGCGAGTAGTACTCGACGACGAAGTTTTCCTGCACCTCGAGCGGGATGTCGGCGCGTTCGGGCATGTGCCGGAAGGTGCCGGTCATCGTGCTGGCGTCCATGTCCAGGTACTCGGGCAGGCTCAGCGACGGCGACTGCAGGGTCTCCACGATCACCGGATGCTGGCGGCTGCCTTCGTGCACGCCGATCACGTCACCGGGACGCAGCGGGTAGCTCGGAATGTCCACGCGCCGGCCGTTGACCGTGATGTGGCCGTGCTTTACCACCTGGCGGGCGGCCGGGATGGTCGGCGCGAAGCCGAGGCGGAACACCACGTTGTCCAGGCGCGATTCGAGCAGCGCCAGCAGGTTTTTGCCGGTGTCGCCCTTGCGGCTGGCGGCGGCCTTGAAGTAATTGCGAAGCTGACGCTCGCCAAGGCCGTAGTTGTAGACCAGCTTCTGCTTCTCATCCAGGCGCAGGCGATAGTCGCTGGGCCGGCCGCGGCGGGCGCCGTGCTGGCCGGGCGGGTTGGCGCGCACGCCGTCGGTCTTGCGGGTAAGACCCGGCAGCTGCTGCTGAAAACGCCGTACAACCCTGAGCCGGGGACCGGTATACCGTGCCATCGATGCTGTGTCCTGACCTGAAAAAAACGCCGGGCGGGTGCCCGGCGGTTCAAAAACAAGGGGGCTATGTTACCCGCGCCGGCGTGTGGGTTTCAAGCCGCCGCTGCTGCGCACCGGCCGGCTGGCCGTCGCCGGGCGCACGGACACGCTGGCCAGCTCGGCCGCAGTGGCCTCGCGGTACTGGCCACGGCCGAGCGCGCGCGGCAGCTGCAAGGGCCCGAAGCGCACCCGCAGCAGCCGGCTGACGACGATGCCCTGCGAGGCCCACAGGCGGCGCACCAGGCGATTGCGGCCCTCGTCGACGGTGACGTTGTACCAGTGGTTGCGCCCCTCGCCGCCGCCGTCGGTGATGATCACGAAGCGGGCCGGACCGTCCTCCAGTTCCACGCCGGCGCGCAGCCGCTCCAGCATGGCCGCGTCCACGTCGCCATTGACGCGCACCGCGTATTCGCGCTGCAGGTGGTTCGAGGGGTGCATCAGCCGGTTGGCCAGGGCGCCGTCGGTGGTCAGCAGCAGCAGGCCGGAGCTGCTGATGTCCAGGCGCCCGACGCTGATCCAGCGCCCGGTCGGCAACGGCGGCAGGCGGTCGAACACGGTCGGTCGGCCCTGCGGGTCGTGGCGGGTGCAGACCTCGCCTTCCGGCTTGTGGTAGATCAGAAGCCGTGTCTTGGCCGGCGCCGCCAGCGTGACCGGCTGGCCATCCACGGTGATGCGATCGGCGCCGGTCACGCTCTGGCCGAGCACCGCCGGCTGATCGTTGACGTGCACGCGCCCGGCGCGGATCCAGTCCTCGATCTGCCGCCGCGAGCCCAGGCCCACCTGCGCCAATACCTTGTGCAGCCGCTCGCCGGCGGGTGGATGCTTGCGCTCAGTTGGCATGGTCGGCCGCCTCCGGCGGCAGCATTGACAGTTGCAGATCGCCCACCCGCTCATCGTCGGGGTTGGCCAGGTCCGCCAGCGCCGGCAGTTGGCTGAGGCTGCGCAGGCCGAAGTAGTCCAAGAAGGCCTTGGTGGTGCCAAACACGGCCGGCCGGCCCGGTACCTCGCGGTGGCCGAGCACGCGCACCCAGCCGCGGTCGAGCAAGGATTTGATCATGCCGCTGCCCAGCGTGACGCCGCGGATGTCCTCGATATCGGCGCGCGTCACCGGCTGGCGGTAGGCGATGATGGCAAGCGTCTCGAGCACCGCGCGCGAGTAGCGCGGCGCCCGTTCGGCCAGCAGCGGCGCCACCGCCGCGGCATGCACGGCGCGCACCTGGTAGCGGTAGCCGCTGGCGGTGTGCACCAACTCCAGCGCACGGTCCGCGCACTCCAGGGTTAGCTGGTCGATGGCGCGGGTGATGTCGGCGCGGGTTGCCGTCTGGCCTTGCGGCAGCAGGCGCTGCAGGCGCTCCACGTCCAGCGGCTCGCTGGCCACCAGCAGGGCCGCCTCGATGACGCGCAGCAGGTCCATCAGGCGGCCGGGCGCAGGTAGATCGGTCCGAAGGCCTCGGCCTGGCCAAGCTCGATCAGGCGTTCGCGCACCAGTTCCAGGATGGCCAGGAAGCTCACCACCACCCCGGCGCGGCCCTCGGCCGGCTGCAGCAGCGACAGCAGGGGCGTGAACTCACCGGCCGTCAGGCGCTGCAAAATCAGGCTCATGCGCTCGCGCACCGACAGCGGCTCGCGGCGCACGTGGTGGTGCACCTTGAGCGCGCCGCGGGCCAGCACTTCGGTCATCGCGCCGAGCAGCTCGGCAAGGCTGACCTGCGCCTCCGGCGCCGGCTGGTCCAGCTCCGGCAGCGCCACCGAGAGCGGCAGCACATCGCGGCCGAACTGCGGTCGCAGCGCCAGTGCCTCGCTGGCATGACGAAAGCGTGCGTAGTCCTGCAGGCGGCGCACCAGCGCCGCGCGCGGGTCGTCCTCTTCGGTGTCGCCGGCCGGGCGCGGCAGCAGCATGCGCGATTTGATTTCCGTCAGCACCGCCGCCATGACCAGGTAATCGGCCGCCAGCTCCAGGCGCAGGTCGCGCATCAGGTCGACGTAGGCCATGTACTGCGCCGCCACTTCGGCCACCGGGATGTCCAGGATGTCCAGGTTCTGGCGCCGGATCAGCCACAGCAGGAAATCGAGCGGCCCCTCGAAGGCATCCAGGAACACCTCCAGCGCGTCCGGAGGGATGTAGAGGTCTTCCGGCAGGCGCGTCAGGCGCTCGCCGTGCACGCGGGCGAGGGGCAGTTCCTGCTGCGCCGGCGCTGCGGCCGTGTCGGTGTCGGCGCTCAGCGGTAGCCCAGCCCCATGACCTGGCGCACCTCGTCCAGGGTCTCGCGAGCGTGCTCGCGGGCCTGCTCGCAGCCGCCAGCGATGATCTCGCGCACCAGGCCGGGGTCGTCCTCGAACGGCCGCGCACGTTCGCGAAACAACGAAAGCTCGGCTTGCACCGCATCGATCAGCGGCTTCTTGCAGTCTAGACAGCCGATAGCGGCGCTGCGGCAACCTTCCTGTACCCAGGCGCGCTGTGCATCGTCCGAGTAGACCTGATGCAGGCTCCAGACCGGGCACTTTTCAGGATCGCCGGGGTCGCTGCGGCGCACGCGCGCCGGGTCGGTGGGCATGGTGCGCAGTTTTTGCGCCACCGCGTCCGGATCCTCGCGCAAGCCGATGGCGTTGCCGTAGGACTTGGACATCTTGCGCCCGTCCAGGCCCGGCATGCGGGCAGTTGCGGTCAGCAGCGGCTGCGGCTCGGGCAGCACGATGATGCCGCTGCCTTCCAGGTTGCCCAGCAGCCGCTCGCGATCGCCAAGGCTGATGTTGGCCTGGCCACGGATCAGCGCCTGCGCCACGGCCAGCGCTTCCTGGTCGCCGCGTTCCTGATAGGCGCGGCGGTTGTCCTCGTAAAGCTGGGCCTGTTTGCGGCCGAGCTTGCGCAGCGCTGCCTGCACGCGGCTCTCGAAATCCACCTCGCGCCCATAAAGATGGTTGAAGCGCCGCGCCACCTCGCGCGTCAGTTCCAGATGCGCCACCTGGTCCTCGCCCACCGGCACCAGGGTCGCCTTGTAGGCCAGGATGTCGGCGCCCTGCAGCAGCGGGTAGCCAAGAAAGCCATAGGTGGCCAGATCCTTGTCCCGCAGCTGTTCCTGCTGATCCTTGTAGGTGGGCACCCGTTCGAGCCAGCCCAGCGGCGTGATCATCGACAGCAGCAGGTGCAGTTCGGCGTGCTCCGGCACCCGCGACTGCACGAACAGCACCGCGCTGCCCGGATCGACGCCGGCCGCCAGCCAGTCGACGATCATGTCCTGCGTGTGCTCGGCGACCTGCTGCGGGTGTTCGTAGTCGGTGGTCAGCGCGTGCCAGTCGGCGGCGAAGAAAAAGCAGCGGTGCTGGTGCTGCAGGCGCACCCAGTTCTTCAGCACCCCGTGGTAGTGACCCAGGTGCAGGCGCCCGGTCGGGCGCATGCCGGACAGGACGCGATCATGAGGCGCGGCCACAGTGTTCAAGCAGACCCTCCCAGGCCAACCAGTGTCAATAGTATTTCGTTGAGCAGGCCGATGGCCGGCTGCAACAGCCGGCCGAGCACCCCGGTCATCAGCAGCGCCAGCACGATCATCAGCCCGTAGGGTTCCAGGGCCGCGAAGCGAGCTGCCTGCCGATTGGGCAGGATACCGGTCAGCACCCGCCCGCCGTCCAGTGGCGGTACCGGCACCAGGTTCAGCACCATCAGGATCAGGTTGATGGCGACGCCGGCCTGGGCCATGAAAAACAGCGGCTGCGCCGCCCACGGCAGCGTGTTCAAAAACGCCACCGACAGGCGCAGCAGCAGCACCCAGCCGATGGCCATGACCAGGTTCGACAGGGGGCCGGCCGCCGCCACGATGGCCATGTCCCGCTTGGGGTTGCCAAGATTGCGGTAGTCGACCGGCACCGGCTTGGCCCAACCGAACAGGAAGCCGCCGGGCAGCAGCAGCATGACCAGCGGCACCAGCACGGTACCGATCGGGTCGATGTGCCGGAGCGGATTCAGCGTCAGGCGGCCCAGCATCTGCGCCGTGCGGTCGCCCAGGCGCCGCGCGACGTAGCCATGCGCCACCTCGTGCACGGTGATGGCGAACAGGACCGGCAGGGCCCAGATGGCGATTTTTTGCGGCAGGGAGAAATCGAGCATGGTGGCGCCGTGGGAAAGGCGCGTGGGCGCCGGAGTGTCTCAGCGGCCCTGGTAGTGGCCGGGACGCTTCTCGAAGAAGGCCGCCAGCGCCTCGGCGTGATCGTCGGTGCCGTGGCAGGCCGCCTGCAGCGCCGCGCTGTAATCCAGGAAGTGTTTCAGGTCCATGGCCTGGCCGGCGCGCAGCAGGCGCTTGGCCAGGCGCAGCGCCTGCGGCGGCTTGCCGGCGATCTGCGCGGCCAGTTGCCGGGCCCGCGCCATCAGGTCGGCCGGCGGCAGCACTTCGAGCACGATGCCCAGGCGCAGCGCCTCGTCGGCATCCACCAGGCGGCCGGTGAAGGTCAGTTCCGCCGCCCGCTGGTGGCCGAGCGCGCGCGGCAGGAACCACGCCCCGCCGTCGCCCGGAATGATGCCCAGGTTCAGAAAGGTCTCGCCAAAGCGCGCCGTGGTCGATGCCAGGCGCAGGTCGCACATCATGGCGACGTCGAAGCCCGCGCCGACCGCCGCGCCGTTCACGGCGGCGATCACCGGCACTTCGAGTTCGTACAGCGCCAGCGGAATGCGCTGGATGCCCAGGCGATAGGACTGCTGGATGTCCATGGCGCTGCCGGCGAAGATGCCGTCCTTGGCCTGCATCTTCTTGACGTTGCCGCCCGACGAGAAGGCCTCGCCAGCGCCGGTCACGATCAGCACCGAGATGTCCGGCCGGGTCGGGATGGCCGACAGCACCGACACGATCTCGTCGATCATGCCCTCGTCGCTGATGGCGTTGCGCGTGGCCGGCTGGTTGAAGGTGAGGGTGGCGACGCGCTCGGCAACCTCGAAACTGACGTGCTGGTAGCTCATGAACGATCCGGGTGGGTTACAGCGTGCAGCGGCCGGCGTCGACCACGTGCGCAGCAATGCGCTGGCGCAGCGCCATCACGTCGGCGGCCGGCCGGGTCACGGTGGGGGTGGCGATGCCAAGGTGCGTGGCCGCCTCGGCGGCCAGTTGCGCCACCTGCGCGGCGGCCTGCGCCAGCACCAGCTGCGCCACGTCCTCGTGCACCGGCTGGCGGTGTGGGTGGTAGGCCACGCGCAGCGCGGTCGACTCGGCCAGATAGATGGCCGTCATCATGTCGGCCAGGTGCGCCATCAGTTCCTGGTCTACATCGAAGCCCTTGCCGCTGCCGTGTTTTTCCAGGGCCGCGCTGAAACAGCGGGCATGGGCCAGTTTCAGACTGGCCAATAGGTCGTCCCCGGCGCTGCCGGTCAGGCCCAGTTCGCCGGCACCGAGCTTTTTCAGCAGCGTGCGCGGCATGACGATGCGGTTGATCTCGTTGGTGCCCTCGTAGATGCGGGCGATGCGCGCGTCGCGCAGGTACTTGGCCGCCGGGTATTCCTCCAGAAAGCCGTAGCCGCCGAACATCTGCAGCGACTCGTCGGCCACCCGGCCCAGCAGTTCCGAGCCGGCGATCTTGGCGATCGAGCATTCCAGTGCGAAATCCTGCAGCGCCGCCAGCTTGGCCTCGCTGCTGCGCCCGCCGGCGTTGGTCAGCGCGTCGATGGCGCCGCCGGCGCGGTAGATGGCGCTCTCGACGGCGTAGATGTCGGCCGCCGCCTGGCCGATCTTGCGCCGGATCATGCCGAAGTCGGCGATGCGCTGGCCGAACTGCTTGCGCCCGACGGCGTAGTCGAGCGCCGCGTCGAGCGCGCACTTGGCGCTGCCCAGCGCCGTGCCGCCCAGCTTGTAGCGGCCGTTGTTCAGGATGTTGAAGGCGATCACATGCCCGCGGCCGATCTGCCCCAGCACGTGCTCGCGCGGGATGCGCGCGTCCTGCAGGATGACCTGGCACGTGGATGAGCCGTGCATGCCGAGCTTGTGTTCCTCGGCGCCCAGGCTCACGCCCGGCGCGTCGAAAGGCACGATGAAGCAGGTGAAGCCGCTGGCGCCGTCCACCTCGCCCTGCACCTTGGCGAACACGAAGCCGACGTCGGCGATGCCGGCGTTGGTGATGAACTGCTTGGTGCCGGTCAGGCGCCAATCGTTGCCGTCCAGCACGGCCGTGGTGCGCGCGGCCAGTGCGTCGGAGCCGGAGCCCGGCTCGGTCAGGCAGTAGCAGCCGCGAAGTTCGCCGCTGGCGAAGCCGGGCAGCCAGGCAGCCTTTTGCGCGTCCGTTCCGAACAGCGCCACCGGCAGTGAGCCGATGCCGTTTTGCACCATCAGCGTCAGCATGAAGGACTGCTCGCGGCCGGTGCTCTCGAGCACCCGCATCGACACCGGCAGCGGCAGGTCGAGGCCACCGTACTGCTCGGGCAGGTCGAGCATGGTCAGGCCAAGTTCGGACGCCTGCTGCATCAGGCCCGCCAGCACGCCGGGCGTCTTGGCCTCGATGTCGGCCAGCCTGGGCCACACCTGCTCGTCGCAAAAGCGCCGGGCGGTATCGAACAGCGCCTGATCCTCGGCGCTGAAGTGCTCGGGCGTGAAGGTCGCGCCCGGCGCCTGCGCCGGGTCCAGGAAGGTGCCGCCGTGTGTGTCACTCATGATCGGTTCGTCAGCGGGAATGGGTCAGCGGCTTGGGTGCCGTCACTTCGGCGCCAGCCGGATGGCGCCGTCCAGGCGGATGGTCTCGCCGTTCAGCAGCACGTTCTCGACGATGGCCTGCACCAGCGCCGCGTACTCGGCCGGATCGCCCAGGCGCGGCGGAAACGGCACGCTGGCGCCCAGGCTCTGCTGCACGGATTCGGGCAGCGATTCTAGCATCGGGGTCCGAAACAGCCCCGGCGCGATGCTCATCACGCGGATGCCGTGGCGGGCGAACTCACGCGCCAGCGGCAGCGTCATGCCGACCACGCCGCCCTTGGATGCCGAATACGCGGCCTGGCCGATCTGGCCGTCGAAGGCGGCCACCGAGGCGGTGTTGACGATCACGCCGCGTTCGCCGTCGGCGCGCGGCGCGTTGCCCTGCATGCGCACGGCGGCCAGGCGCACCAGGTTGAAGGTGCCGATCAGGTTGATGCCGATGGTGCGCGCGAACTGCTCCAGCGGCATGGGGCCGGTCTTGCCCAGCGTCAGCCCGGCGCCGACCACCCCGGCGCAGCTGACCGCCAGATCGAGCCCGCCCAGCGTCGCGAGGCCGTCGTCGAGCGCCGCTTCCAGCGCCGCGCCGTCGGTCACGTCGACGGCGCGGAAGCATGCCCGCGGGCCGAGTGCCGCGACGGCCGCGGCGCCGGCGTCGGCATTCACATCCAGCAGCAAGGCCTGCCCACCGGCCGCGATCACCCGTCCGGCCGTGGCCAGACCCAAACCGGATGCGCCGCCGGTGACGACGGCACGAATACCTTCGAATTGCATGGAGAACCTCAGGGAACGCTTTTTCAGGGCGATGCTGACGCGGCGGGCGGTCGCTTGTCCAGCATCCCCTGCATCGAAGGTGGGGGCAGAAAGTGATGGCTCGCGCCCCGATCGGCGGCGCTGCGCGCGTGGCTGGCCGGATCCGTCAGCGCACTGGCAGGACCGCCCGGCTGCCTTGCACAGCCGGGCCTCGAGCGCCGTCGGCCGCCCTCAGAGCAGGAAGCTCAGGTTCGGCGACTGGATGATGGACTGGTCGATGGCGGCATCGCGCCGGGCGATCCGAAAGCCGTCGCCCGCGATGCGCAGCCGGTCCTTGCGCCGGGCGCCCAGGATGAACGGCACCGGTTCACTGGCACGCACGCGGTAGATCAGCAGGCGACTGTCGACGTCGATCGCGTCCGCCTCGTCGGTTGCCCGGCGGGCGCGGATGTTGGTGACGAAGTAGTTGTAGATGCTGGGCGGGTTCTCGGCCGTGGTAGTGGTCGGGTTGCCCAGCAGGTTGGTGCGCACTTTCAGGCTGACGTGGTTGTCGTCGAAGTAGGGATTGCCGATGCCGACCTGGCGCCGGGTGCCGTGCTCGTAGAACTCCGGGAAGCCGACGCGGTAGTGGATGTCCTCGGCCAGCAGGGCGAACCATTTCACATACTGACGCTGCGACAGCAGGTCGGCTTCGTCGTAATAGAAGTCGCACAGGCGGCGGTAGAGCGCGTCTTCAACGACGCGCGGGGCGGTCTCGGTGCTCACTCGGAACTCTCCAGAAAAAGGCGAGCTGCCGGCCGCATCCGGGCCGGCGGCAATGGTTGGCGACGGATTTCAGCGCGCGCCGGACATGTAGGCGCGCCACTGCAGCAGGTTGTTGAATTCCGTGACCTCGCAGTAGTTCGACGGGTAGGCAACGCCGGGGCCGGCCCAGTCGGCAATCGGCCGGTCGCGGTAGTTCAGCGCCACCTGGAAATTCACGTCCAGGGTGCGCGAGATCTCCCCCTCGCTGCCGCGCTGGATGCCGTGCCAGGCTTCGGCATCGTCCTGATCGAAGGTGCCACCGGCGGTGAAGGTGCGCACGCCGGCCAGCATGGCCTGGTGTTTCAGTGCCTCGCCGGCTTCTTCCTCGGCCAGGAACCAGTTCCAGATTTCGGTGCGGTTCACGGCGATTGGTTGCCAGACGCGGATGGCGAAGAAGTTCACGATCGGCTCGCGCTGCATGTCGAAGCTGACCGGGCCGTAAACCCAAGAGAAATTGGGGAACACCGTGCCGACCGACGCGATGCAGCGCTTGAACAGCTGGAACTGTTCCGGTTTCAGGGTGCGCTCGTACAGCGCGACCAGTTCCGGATCGTGGCCCATCCATTCCGGCATTTCGGCCGGGCCTTGCGTCCAGATGCCGTTGTAGGGGCCGGCGTGGACCGACGGGCTGTCGAGCAGCGCCCTGTGGATCATGGCGCGGGCACCGCCGCCACCGGCCAGGGTGGCATCCACGATCGGGCCGTGGACCTTGACCGCGTGCGGACCGTCGGCGCCGAAGTTCAGCGGGCCGAGCTTCCAGTTGTTGGTGGGGCTCCAGCGGTGCGGCAGGCCGAGCACGGTCATGCCCTTGGGCGTGCGGCCGAACATGATGTCCAGGTACCAGCGGGCATCGCCCAGGTGCTCGTCCAGCGACGGTGCGTCGTGATTCCAGGTGGCGAACACCAGGCCGGCGTAGCTGCCCACGCGCGCCTGGCGCAGGTCCAGGCTGCGAAAATCGACCTTGCCGCCGTAGGTGTCGTCCTCGGCAGTTGCCACCAGGGCGCCGCTGGTGCCAAAGACCCAGCCATGATAGGGGCAGGTGAAGCCGCGGCCGTGGCCGCTGTCGGTGCGGCACACCAGGGTGCCGCGGTGGGTGCAGCTGTTCAGCAGCACGCGCACCCGGCCCTTGTCGTCGCGCACCAGGATGACCGGGTCGTTACCCATCTTGCGGGTGACGTAATCGCCGTTTCTCGGAATTTCCGACTCGTGGCCGATGTACAGCCAGGTGCGCGTGAAGATGCGCTGCAGCTCCAGGCGAAACAGGTTCTCGTCGGTAAAGATCAGGCGGCTGGCGGTGGCGTTCTCGACGTCCACCAGGCGCTCGATTTCAGACGGTTGCCATCCTTGTTCGATCTGCATGGGTCATTCCTCCGTGAATTGACTGGTGCATCACCGGGTCTGAACGACCGTTCGGCTTTGGCTATTGTTCATCAGCGCAGCGTGCGGATGCAAACGGGCGAACGGCTTGCCGCCCGGCCGGCTGCGCTGCCTGTCAGGCGCCACCGGGATCGTCATCCGCCCGGCCGCCGATGGTCTGCGCGGCCTGCGCCGACACGCTGCGCAGGTGCACGTCCCGTTGCGGGAAGGGGATTTCGATGCCGGCCTCGCGCAGCGCCTGGTGGATGGCCATGTGCAACTCGTGCTGGGCCGGAATCGAATCCTGCAGCGTGCGCACATAGGCGCGGACCTCGAATTCCAGCGCACTGTCGCCGAAACGGGTGAACAACACCTGCGGCGCCGGCTCGCGCGTCAACCTCGGGTTGGCGTGCACCACGTCCAGCAGTATCTGCTGCGCCACGGCCGGATCGG encodes:
- a CDS encoding ScpA family protein, translating into MHGERLTRLPEDLYIPPDALEVFLDAFEGPLDFLLWLIRRQNLDILDIPVAEVAAQYMAYVDLMRDLRLELAADYLVMAAVLTEIKSRMLLPRPAGDTEEDDPRAALVRRLQDYARFRHASEALALRPQFGRDVLPLSVALPELDQPAPEAQVSLAELLGAMTEVLARGALKVHHHVRREPLSVRERMSLILQRLTAGEFTPLLSLLQPAEGRAGVVVSFLAILELVRERLIELGQAEAFGPIYLRPAA
- the rpsD gene encoding 30S ribosomal protein S4 — protein: MARYTGPRLRVVRRFQQQLPGLTRKTDGVRANPPGQHGARRGRPSDYRLRLDEKQKLVYNYGLGERQLRNYFKAAASRKGDTGKNLLALLESRLDNVVFRLGFAPTIPAARQVVKHGHITVNGRRVDIPSYPLRPGDVIGVHEGSRQHPVIVETLQSPSLSLPEYLDMDASTMTGTFRHMPERADIPLEVQENFVVEYYSRVS
- a CDS encoding YbaB/EbfC family nucleoid-associated protein — encoded protein: MKGNMNQLMQQAQRMQEAMQKAQQALAGIEVSGAAGGGLVTVTISCNHQVRRVSIDPGLLGDDRDMLEDLVAAAVNDALRKVEQATQEHMNSALGGMKLPGMNLPF
- the dnaX gene encoding DNA polymerase III subunit gamma/tau is translated as MRLVSYQALARKWRPRRFADMVGQEHVRRALTNALASDRLHHAYLFTGTRGVGKTTVARLFAKALNCEQGVSVEPCGQCAACTAIDAGRFMDMIEVDAASRTGVDDTRDLLENVQYAPTQGRYKVYLIDEVHMFSKSSFNALLKTLEEPPPHIKFLLATTDPQKIPATILSRCLQFNLRALTPEQVGGQLTRVLLAEQIAPDAAAVELLARAAAGSMRDALSLLDQALAHGGGELHADAVRAMLGTLDRSHAVRLLNALADGDGPALLAALAETNAQAADPAAVLDDLLRLLHQVALCQAVPGASLAADADPAVVDALAHRIAAEDVQLYYQMALIGRRDLPLAPDPASGLEMLLLRLLVFRPDGGEDAPTRRPEPQKAAPAAPPASRPAPVSTAPATTVRTSGAAERPTARPVPAASAAIEPPRQPAAPTTARQPTAALDDWATLAAQLGLRGAANQLAQHCALLQRRDNHFELAVDARSRGLLTPATRQALTEALSGLIGQPARVDFSDQAAAADTPAQQSARAAAERQAQARSTLESNPLVRGLMDTLDARIIDGSEAAAD
- the recR gene encoding recombination mediator RecR: MAQGLIEALTQALQRLPGVGPKSARRMAFHLLVRDRDGGRRLGQVLLEAMERVGRCSQCRNLTEQDVCAVCSSPRRDHSLLCVVESPADVQAIDQASGFQGLYYVLHGHLSPLDGIGPAELELDRLTTRLDSGEVQELILATNPTVEGEATAHYIAELARARGIRSTRIAHGVPMGGDLEFVDGGTLRQALLGRRDYGA
- the scpB gene encoding SMC-Scp complex subunit ScpB; translation: MDLLRVIEAALLVASEPLDVERLQRLLPQGQTATRADITRAIDQLTLECADRALELVHTASGYRYQVRAVHAAAVAPLLAERAPRYSRAVLETLAIIAYRQPVTRADIEDIRGVTLGSGMIKSLLDRGWVRVLGHREVPGRPAVFGTTKAFLDYFGLRSLSQLPALADLANPDDERVGDLQLSMLPPEAADHAN
- a CDS encoding tryptophan--tRNA ligase, encoding MNTVAAPHDRVLSGMRPTGRLHLGHYHGVLKNWVRLQHQHRCFFFAADWHALTTDYEHPQQVAEHTQDMIVDWLAAGVDPGSAVLFVQSRVPEHAELHLLLSMITPLGWLERVPTYKDQQEQLRDKDLATYGFLGYPLLQGADILAYKATLVPVGEDQVAHLELTREVARRFNHLYGREVDFESRVQAALRKLGRKQAQLYEDNRRAYQERGDQEALAVAQALIRGQANISLGDRERLLGNLEGSGIIVLPEPQPLLTATARMPGLDGRKMSKSYGNAIGLREDPDAVAQKLRTMPTDPARVRRSDPGDPEKCPVWSLHQVYSDDAQRAWVQEGCRSAAIGCLDCKKPLIDAVQAELSLFRERARPFEDDPGLVREIIAGGCEQAREHARETLDEVRQVMGLGYR
- a CDS encoding site-2 protease family protein; translation: MLDFSLPQKIAIWALPVLFAITVHEVAHGYVARRLGDRTAQMLGRLTLNPLRHIDPIGTVLVPLVMLLLPGGFLFGWAKPVPVDYRNLGNPKRDMAIVAAAGPLSNLVMAIGWVLLLRLSVAFLNTLPWAAQPLFFMAQAGVAINLILMVLNLVPVPPLDGGRVLTGILPNRQAARFAALEPYGLMIVLALLMTGVLGRLLQPAIGLLNEILLTLVGLGGSA